One region of Sus scrofa isolate TJ Tabasco breed Duroc chromosome 3, Sscrofa11.1, whole genome shotgun sequence genomic DNA includes:
- the LOC100523897 gene encoding zinc finger protein 501-like isoform X2, with the protein MESWGRGSLSEDSDLPHSGNPKENGLVTVVLTPASKESMIRDMAEALTPWRQLNPPQGDMPEKHRNLVLLGLPISKPDVISQLECRGELEREVSKATSPDWGPGPESKELIPEQDISEEESAPVVLIERFPKESSIDCEDSLESQQENHEKHLIQEIVPQKKPSGERSYQCDGFGRKFSRRSLLVQQQGEGKHGCDSFKKNLKQNSDLMKHEKMCVGKKPWKCNECEKAFSYYSAFVLHQRIHTGEKPYECNECGKAFSQSIHLTLHQRIHTGEKPYKCHECGKAFSHRSALIRHHIIHTGEKPYECSECGKAFNQSSYLTQHQRIHTGEKPYECNECGKAFSQSTFLTQHQVIHTGEKPYKCNECGKAFSDRSGLIQHQRTHTGERPYECNECGKAFGYCSALTQHQRTHTGEKPYKCNDCAKAFSDRSALIRHQRTHTGEKPYKCKDCGKAFSQSSSLTKHQKTHTGEKPYKCKECGKAFSQSSSLSQHQKTHAGGKNKEYGKAFSEHSAFGQQKRIHTG; encoded by the exons ATGGAGTCTTGGGGCAGAG GGTCACTTTCTGAGGATTCAGACCTTCCCCATTCcggaaaccctaaagaaaatggCCTGGTCACTGTGGTGCTGACCCCAGCATCCAAG GAGTCGATGATCAGGGATATGGCTGAGGCTCTCACTCCGTGGAGGCAGCTGAACCCTCCTCAGGGAGACATGCCTGAGAAGCATAGGAATCTGGTCCTGCTGG GGCTTCCAATTTCCAAGCCTGACGTAATCTCTCAGTTGGAGTGTCGGggggagctggagagagaagTCTCAAAGGCAACTAGTCCAG actGGGGGCCAGGACCAGAAAGCAAGGAGCTAATTCCAGAGCAGGACATTTCTGAAGAAGAATCAGCCCCTGTGGTATTAATAGAAAGATTTCCAAAGGAAAGTTCCATTGACTGTGAGGATTCTTTAGAGAGTCAGCAGGAAAACCATGAGAAACATTTAATCCAAGAGATTGTCCCTCAGAAGAAACCTTCAGGGGAGAGAAGTTACCAGTGTGATGGATTTGGAAGAAAATTTAGTCGGAGGTCATTACTTGTTCAACAGCAAGGAGAGGGAAAACATGGTTgtgattcatttaaaaagaacttgAAACAAAATTCAGATCTAATGAAACATGAGAAAATGTGTGTAGGAAAGAAACCTTGGAAATGCAATGAGTGTGAGAAGGCCTTTAGTTACTACTCAGCTTTTGTCTtgcatcagagaattcacacaggagaaaaaccctatgaatgtaatgaGTGTGGTAAAGCCTTTAGCCAGAGCATACACCTTACTCTACACCAGAGAAttcatacaggagagaaaccttacaaatgtcacgaatgtgggaaagccttcagtcaCCGCTCAGCCCTTATTCGGCATCATATTATCCATACTggggagaaaccctatgaatgcagtgaatgtgggaaggcctttaaTCAGAGTTCATACCTTACTCAGCATCAgcgaattcatactggagagaaaccttatgagtgtaatgaatgtgggaaggccttcagccAAAGCACGTTCCTTACCCAGCATCAGGtcattcacactggagagaaaccctataagTGTAACGAATGTGGAAAAGCTTTCAGTGATCGTTCAGGCCTTATTCAACACCAGAGAACTCATACTGGGGAGAGGCCTTATGAGtgcaatgaatgtgggaaagcctttggCTACTGTTCTGCCCTGACTCAACACCAGAGGACTCATACTGGGGAGAAACCCTACAAATGCAATGATTGTGCCAAAGCTTTCAGTGACCGCTCAGCCCTTATTCGTCATCAGAGGAcacacactggagagaagccctaCAAGTGTAAGGATTGTGGAAAAGCTTTCAGCCAAAGCTCATCTCTTACAAAGCATCAGAAAActcacactggagaaaaaccttataagtgtaaggaatgtgggaaagctttcagccagAGTTCATCCCTTTCTCAGCATCAGAAAACTCATGCTGGAGGGAAAAACAAGGAATATGGAAAAGCCTTTAGTGAGCATTCAGCCTTTGGCCAGCAaaagagaattcatactggataA
- the LOC100523897 gene encoding zinc finger protein 501-like isoform X1 gives MPLSPASSPPCWSLSEDSDLPHSGNPKENGLVTVVLTPASKESMIRDMAEALTPWRQLNPPQGDMPEKHRNLVLLGLPISKPDVISQLECRGELEREVSKATSPDWGPGPESKELIPEQDISEEESAPVVLIERFPKESSIDCEDSLESQQENHEKHLIQEIVPQKKPSGERSYQCDGFGRKFSRRSLLVQQQGEGKHGCDSFKKNLKQNSDLMKHEKMCVGKKPWKCNECEKAFSYYSAFVLHQRIHTGEKPYECNECGKAFSQSIHLTLHQRIHTGEKPYKCHECGKAFSHRSALIRHHIIHTGEKPYECSECGKAFNQSSYLTQHQRIHTGEKPYECNECGKAFSQSTFLTQHQVIHTGEKPYKCNECGKAFSDRSGLIQHQRTHTGERPYECNECGKAFGYCSALTQHQRTHTGEKPYKCNDCAKAFSDRSALIRHQRTHTGEKPYKCKDCGKAFSQSSSLTKHQKTHTGEKPYKCKECGKAFSQSSSLSQHQKTHAGGKNKEYGKAFSEHSAFGQQKRIHTG, from the exons ATGCCTTTGTCGCCAGCCAGCAGTCCTCCTTGCT GGTCACTTTCTGAGGATTCAGACCTTCCCCATTCcggaaaccctaaagaaaatggCCTGGTCACTGTGGTGCTGACCCCAGCATCCAAG GAGTCGATGATCAGGGATATGGCTGAGGCTCTCACTCCGTGGAGGCAGCTGAACCCTCCTCAGGGAGACATGCCTGAGAAGCATAGGAATCTGGTCCTGCTGG GGCTTCCAATTTCCAAGCCTGACGTAATCTCTCAGTTGGAGTGTCGGggggagctggagagagaagTCTCAAAGGCAACTAGTCCAG actGGGGGCCAGGACCAGAAAGCAAGGAGCTAATTCCAGAGCAGGACATTTCTGAAGAAGAATCAGCCCCTGTGGTATTAATAGAAAGATTTCCAAAGGAAAGTTCCATTGACTGTGAGGATTCTTTAGAGAGTCAGCAGGAAAACCATGAGAAACATTTAATCCAAGAGATTGTCCCTCAGAAGAAACCTTCAGGGGAGAGAAGTTACCAGTGTGATGGATTTGGAAGAAAATTTAGTCGGAGGTCATTACTTGTTCAACAGCAAGGAGAGGGAAAACATGGTTgtgattcatttaaaaagaacttgAAACAAAATTCAGATCTAATGAAACATGAGAAAATGTGTGTAGGAAAGAAACCTTGGAAATGCAATGAGTGTGAGAAGGCCTTTAGTTACTACTCAGCTTTTGTCTtgcatcagagaattcacacaggagaaaaaccctatgaatgtaatgaGTGTGGTAAAGCCTTTAGCCAGAGCATACACCTTACTCTACACCAGAGAAttcatacaggagagaaaccttacaaatgtcacgaatgtgggaaagccttcagtcaCCGCTCAGCCCTTATTCGGCATCATATTATCCATACTggggagaaaccctatgaatgcagtgaatgtgggaaggcctttaaTCAGAGTTCATACCTTACTCAGCATCAgcgaattcatactggagagaaaccttatgagtgtaatgaatgtgggaaggccttcagccAAAGCACGTTCCTTACCCAGCATCAGGtcattcacactggagagaaaccctataagTGTAACGAATGTGGAAAAGCTTTCAGTGATCGTTCAGGCCTTATTCAACACCAGAGAACTCATACTGGGGAGAGGCCTTATGAGtgcaatgaatgtgggaaagcctttggCTACTGTTCTGCCCTGACTCAACACCAGAGGACTCATACTGGGGAGAAACCCTACAAATGCAATGATTGTGCCAAAGCTTTCAGTGACCGCTCAGCCCTTATTCGTCATCAGAGGAcacacactggagagaagccctaCAAGTGTAAGGATTGTGGAAAAGCTTTCAGCCAAAGCTCATCTCTTACAAAGCATCAGAAAActcacactggagaaaaaccttataagtgtaaggaatgtgggaaagctttcagccagAGTTCATCCCTTTCTCAGCATCAGAAAACTCATGCTGGAGGGAAAAACAAGGAATATGGAAAAGCCTTTAGTGAGCATTCAGCCTTTGGCCAGCAaaagagaattcatactggataA
- the LOC100521785 gene encoding LOW QUALITY PROTEIN: zinc finger protein 2 (The sequence of the model RefSeq protein was modified relative to this genomic sequence to represent the inferred CDS: substituted 1 base at 1 genomic stop codon) has product MGPHLVKKSLTFKDVAVTFSKDEWKQLVPTQRALYREVMLENYQDFISLGLLLPKADVIFQLKRGDEPWKLEFWEAEERDVPRGLYEPDQKGRLDNQDSTQRQNVSENVKSQETLIDKLRKDVLDPVLGQENPEGTMKENPSGETPREKDLRQVSTPAKNTDSKGRSFKCGICGKTLFNHLSLTRHQRTHTGEKPYDCEECGKAFSYRSCLKKHLMSHSGKSPFECNECGKTFYDXLTLTEHLRTHTGEKPFQCNQCSKAFFVHSSFTRHQRIHSGESPYECTDCGKSFSQKSILACHRLTHTGERPYVCEGCSKALFDRSSLIRHRRAHTGETPFGCDKCGKVFFDRSSLNQHRKIHSGDKSYKCTECGKAFLQKRRLIQHQRVHTGEKLYECSVCGKEFSCKSSIIQHQRRYARQASEYHWGASARQGTPIET; this is encoded by the exons ATGGGTCCCCATCTGGTCAAG aaGTCACTCACATTTAAGGATGTGGCTGTGACGTTCTCGAAGGATGAGTGGAAACAGCTGGTTCCTACTCAGAGAGCCCTTTACAGGGAGGTGATGCTGGAGAACTATcaagatttcatttctttgg GACTTCTACTTCCTAAAGCTGATGTGATTTTCCAGCTGAAGAGAGGTGATGAGCCATGGAAACTTGAGTTTTGGGAAGCTGAAGAGAGAGACGTCCCAAGAGGTCTGTATGAGCCAG aCCAGAAGGGTAGACTTGATAACCAGGACTCAACTCAAAGGCAGAATGTTTCTGAAAATGTAAAGTCACAAGAGACATTAATAGACAAACTCAGGAAAGATGTTCTGGATCCTGTACTTGGCCAAGAAAACCCTGAGGGCACAATGAAGGAAAATCCTTCAGGGGAGACTCCAAGGGAAAAGGACCTCAGACAAGTGTCTACTCCTGCCAAAAATACTGACAGTAAAGGAAGAAGCTTTAAGTGCGGCATATGTGGGAAGACACTGTTCAATCACTTGTCCCTCACTCGCCATCAGAGGACccatactggagagaagccctaTGACTGCGAagagtgtgggaaagcctttagcTACAGGAGTTGTCTTAAGAAACATCTTATGTCTCACAGTGGAAAGAGCCCTTTTGAAtgcaatgaatgtgggaaaaCTTTCTATGACTGATTAACCCTCACTGAACATCTGAGAACCCACACaggagagaagccctttcagtgtaATCAATGCAGCAAGgctttctttgtccattcctctttTACTCGACATCAGAGAATCCATTCAGGAGAAAGTCCTTATGAGTGTACAGACTGTGGGAAGTCTTTTAGCCAGAAGAGCATTCTCGCATGCCACAGGCTCACACATACCGGAGAGCGGCCCTATGTATGCGAGGGATGCAGCAAGGCTCTGTTTGACCGATCCTCGCTTATTCGCCACAGGAGAGCCCACACTGGAGAGACTCCTTTTGGATGTGACAAGTGTGGGAAAGTTTTCTTTGACCGCTCATCCCTTAATCAGCATCGGAAGATTCATAGTGGAGACAAGTCCTATAAGTGCactgaatgtgggaaagcctttctCCAGAAAAGACGGCTTATTCAACACCAGAGGGTGCACACGGGGGAGAAACTCTATGAATGCAGTGTGTGTGGAAAAGAGTTCAGTTGCAAGTCATCTATCATCCAACATCAGAGACGTTATGCCAGACAGGCTTCAGAATATCATTGGGGTGCTTCAGCAAGACAGGGGACCCCCATAGAGACTTAG
- the LOC100523897 gene encoding zinc finger protein 501-like isoform X3: MIRDMAEALTPWRQLNPPQGDMPEKHRNLVLLGLPISKPDVISQLECRGELEREVSKATSPDWGPGPESKELIPEQDISEEESAPVVLIERFPKESSIDCEDSLESQQENHEKHLIQEIVPQKKPSGERSYQCDGFGRKFSRRSLLVQQQGEGKHGCDSFKKNLKQNSDLMKHEKMCVGKKPWKCNECEKAFSYYSAFVLHQRIHTGEKPYECNECGKAFSQSIHLTLHQRIHTGEKPYKCHECGKAFSHRSALIRHHIIHTGEKPYECSECGKAFNQSSYLTQHQRIHTGEKPYECNECGKAFSQSTFLTQHQVIHTGEKPYKCNECGKAFSDRSGLIQHQRTHTGERPYECNECGKAFGYCSALTQHQRTHTGEKPYKCNDCAKAFSDRSALIRHQRTHTGEKPYKCKDCGKAFSQSSSLTKHQKTHTGEKPYKCKECGKAFSQSSSLSQHQKTHAGGKNKEYGKAFSEHSAFGQQKRIHTG; encoded by the exons ATGATCAGGGATATGGCTGAGGCTCTCACTCCGTGGAGGCAGCTGAACCCTCCTCAGGGAGACATGCCTGAGAAGCATAGGAATCTGGTCCTGCTGG GGCTTCCAATTTCCAAGCCTGACGTAATCTCTCAGTTGGAGTGTCGGggggagctggagagagaagTCTCAAAGGCAACTAGTCCAG actGGGGGCCAGGACCAGAAAGCAAGGAGCTAATTCCAGAGCAGGACATTTCTGAAGAAGAATCAGCCCCTGTGGTATTAATAGAAAGATTTCCAAAGGAAAGTTCCATTGACTGTGAGGATTCTTTAGAGAGTCAGCAGGAAAACCATGAGAAACATTTAATCCAAGAGATTGTCCCTCAGAAGAAACCTTCAGGGGAGAGAAGTTACCAGTGTGATGGATTTGGAAGAAAATTTAGTCGGAGGTCATTACTTGTTCAACAGCAAGGAGAGGGAAAACATGGTTgtgattcatttaaaaagaacttgAAACAAAATTCAGATCTAATGAAACATGAGAAAATGTGTGTAGGAAAGAAACCTTGGAAATGCAATGAGTGTGAGAAGGCCTTTAGTTACTACTCAGCTTTTGTCTtgcatcagagaattcacacaggagaaaaaccctatgaatgtaatgaGTGTGGTAAAGCCTTTAGCCAGAGCATACACCTTACTCTACACCAGAGAAttcatacaggagagaaaccttacaaatgtcacgaatgtgggaaagccttcagtcaCCGCTCAGCCCTTATTCGGCATCATATTATCCATACTggggagaaaccctatgaatgcagtgaatgtgggaaggcctttaaTCAGAGTTCATACCTTACTCAGCATCAgcgaattcatactggagagaaaccttatgagtgtaatgaatgtgggaaggccttcagccAAAGCACGTTCCTTACCCAGCATCAGGtcattcacactggagagaaaccctataagTGTAACGAATGTGGAAAAGCTTTCAGTGATCGTTCAGGCCTTATTCAACACCAGAGAACTCATACTGGGGAGAGGCCTTATGAGtgcaatgaatgtgggaaagcctttggCTACTGTTCTGCCCTGACTCAACACCAGAGGACTCATACTGGGGAGAAACCCTACAAATGCAATGATTGTGCCAAAGCTTTCAGTGACCGCTCAGCCCTTATTCGTCATCAGAGGAcacacactggagagaagccctaCAAGTGTAAGGATTGTGGAAAAGCTTTCAGCCAAAGCTCATCTCTTACAAAGCATCAGAAAActcacactggagaaaaaccttataagtgtaaggaatgtgggaaagctttcagccagAGTTCATCCCTTTCTCAGCATCAGAAAACTCATGCTGGAGGGAAAAACAAGGAATATGGAAAAGCCTTTAGTGAGCATTCAGCCTTTGGCCAGCAaaagagaattcatactggataA